TCCCCGGATTTCAATTCCTCGTATGTGACATTGCCTTCAGTGATTCCTTTTTTCAGCTCTTCTGCGTATTCTTCCGGCACTCCATTGATAAATTCGGTTCCAATTTCTTCTTCAAAAGGTCCTCCTGATACCTTCAACGCGGTAAACACATCTACCCGCTCAACACCGTCAAGCTCCTCTATCTGCTGCTTTAGTCCTTCATTTAATGGATTATTCTTTTGAACCTCCGCCCATTCATATTCAGGATGCTCTTTATTCCCGGATTCCACAATTGGAGAAATCTCATATTGCCCCACAATCGAACTCTTTGCACTTTCCATCGGATTTGCACAAGACAGCACCGTTGCTACCATCATGACAAATATTCCGGTAACGGCCATAGATACAATCGTGATAGTACTCTTCTTTTTATTCTCCGCAAGATTTCTCTTGGTCAGTCGTCCGATATTCAGAAATTGATATCCCTTCCTGCTGCTTTTCTGTCGCTTACTGCCTCCCTGGTAACGCATAGCTTCTATTTCTGATACCTTCGCCGCCATACGCATAGGCTTCATCAGTGACAGATACACTGTACACAGAGTCACTGCAATTGCCAACAGATAAATCCACCAATAATAAAGTTGGACTTCTCCTTTAGCTACAACCTTGTATGCCTCTGTCACAAGTACGTTTGAATCCTTTGCATGTTCTACAAACTGGAGAAGTACAACTTTCACAGCAACTGTTCCGATCAAAAGTCCTATCGGAATGGCAAACAACGCCACTCCCATTCCCTCTCTTAGTACGATTTGTCTAAGTTGCCGTTTCGTAGCCCCGATTGCCTTTAACTTTCCAAATTCCCGAACCCTCTGGTTCATAGATACATAATAAACACTATAAATTGTGATAATGCCCGCCAATACAACAATAAGCATGATTCCTACAATCACCGGAATTGTAGCCGGATCCACATAATTTGCTGCAAGATACTCTTTATTAATATTCATGTCATCCTCGGAAATCCCGAACTGTCTGGCAATATTCTGTATCGTCTCTGTATAATCTGCAGTCGTATTTCCTTTCTGTCCATTCACCTGAAGTAAAAACCGATATTTCACCTGTTCTACCGGTATCTCCGCTTTCAGAAAGGCCTCTGAAACCAATGATGTATATTGTTTTTGTTCTTTGCTGCTCTCATTATCTGCTAAAAAACCACAGATTCGAAAGTCTTTCTCCTTCGTATAATCCAGTCCGTCATCTTTCAGAATCTGATAAGGTACTGTGATAGTGTCACCGATTTTCCCATTCTGTCCTAATGCTTCCAGTATTCCTTTTGAAACCACAATATCATTTTCTTTCTGCGGAAGTTGCCCCTCTTTCAGCTTCACTTTATAAAGTTCCATCCCTGTTCTGTCCATATACATCATGGAAACCGTCGCATCTTCCAGATTCATGTACCCCGCATCGCTGCGGAGTCCGTAAGTTTTCACATCATGATGTGCCGCCAGTTTCATAACTGTACTCTCGTCCACGTTCCGATAAAGGGCATGCCATGTTGGATAAATCTTATTGATTACCGCAAAGTTCACTTCCACCATATCTTTTCCGATTGATGGGATTACGAACAGCAGTAATGTTGTCAG
This Ruminococcus hominis DNA region includes the following protein-coding sequences:
- a CDS encoding ABC transporter permease translates to MKMTTRVAYCNMRHYKSKNILIGIAIILTTLLLFVIPSIGKDMVEVNFAVINKIYPTWHALYRNVDESTVMKLAAHHDVKTYGLRSDAGYMNLEDATVSMMYMDRTGMELYKVKLKEGQLPQKENDIVVSKGILEALGQNGKIGDTITVPYQILKDDGLDYTKEKDFRICGFLADNESSKEQKQYTSLVSEAFLKAEIPVEQVKYRFLLQVNGQKGNTTADYTETIQNIARQFGISEDDMNINKEYLAANYVDPATIPVIVGIMLIVVLAGIITIYSVYYVSMNQRVREFGKLKAIGATKRQLRQIVLREGMGVALFAIPIGLLIGTVAVKVVLLQFVEHAKDSNVLVTEAYKVVAKGEVQLYYWWIYLLAIAVTLCTVYLSLMKPMRMAAKVSEIEAMRYQGGSKRQKSSRKGYQFLNIGRLTKRNLAENKKKSTITIVSMAVTGIFVMMVATVLSCANPMESAKSSIVGQYEISPIVESGNKEHPEYEWAEVQKNNPLNEGLKQQIEELDGVERVDVFTALKVSGGPFEEEIGTEFINGVPEEYAEELKKGITEGNVTYEELKSGDKVILDRALLHWYPDIKVGDKLKLNIHDGDNTFQKEIEVAAIGEYGRGLTNYNCLIMAKEGAEKLTINNSSSYFQVIADKDYDEALEASLQAIVDGSGRLQMRTWKNEYDTWENAIQMTRGACYAFIIILAAISIMNLINTMINSVHVRKKELGMMQAIGMSDRQLMKMLQLEGIFYTVGTLIISIGVGSLAGYPLFLYAKRTGMFDISTYHYPVTAAIIIILTLFVIQMLLAIFIAKSVRKDSLIERIRFSE